In one Umezawaea sp. Da 62-37 genomic region, the following are encoded:
- a CDS encoding flavoprotein, with translation MTGGVLGLITSGAGGVERWFRTGLAAPAVERGWRLAVTLTPTAARWLDEAGELEPLAGLTDLPVRWTSRLPSEPKPHPPPDCFVFAAATANSVVKLALGISDNQALTVLCEAMGLPDVPVIVQPQSNEAQRRHPAWAGHLATLEEAGVLLVPEGGPGPVLVALDRATGG, from the coding sequence ATGACAGGCGGAGTGCTGGGCCTGATCACGTCGGGCGCGGGTGGGGTCGAGCGGTGGTTCCGCACCGGCCTCGCCGCGCCCGCGGTCGAGCGCGGCTGGCGGCTGGCCGTCACGCTCACCCCGACGGCCGCCCGCTGGCTCGACGAGGCGGGGGAGCTGGAGCCGCTGGCCGGGCTGACCGACCTGCCGGTGCGCTGGACGTCCCGGCTGCCGAGCGAGCCCAAGCCGCACCCGCCGCCGGACTGCTTCGTGTTCGCGGCCGCGACCGCGAACTCCGTGGTCAAGCTGGCCCTCGGCATCTCCGACAACCAGGCGCTGACCGTCCTCTGCGAGGCCATGGGGCTGCCGGACGTGCCGGTCATCGTGCAGCCGCAGTCCAACGAGGCGCAACGGCGGCACCCGGCGTGGGCCGGACACCTGGCGACGCTGGAGGAGGCCGGTGTGCTGCTCGTGCCCGAAGGCGGACCGGGACCGGTGCTGGTCGCGCTGGACCGCGCGACCGGAGGATGA
- a CDS encoding LuxR C-terminal-related transcriptional regulator has protein sequence MSKVCGRARELDSVRRFLLAADSGAGGVFVIDGPPVTGKTALLHEAVRLAREQGIPVVMVSAAFGDLVGGSSDVDVALAAERAALVVIDHAHLHPAGVLALLPRLRDRPLSLLMAMNGATAGPEVQRAVAARAEVVVVGPVDDAVVDEMARELLGAVPHADLSALLAGAGGNPRLVAELVEGLREEGQLELRGGVAHVRGGWLPQRVATLIRDRVEVLSAKATQLLRVAAVVGRSFLLHDVATMMSETTASLLLAVDEVLDSGLLVPVHERLEFPGDLVRRAVVESIPRSILHALRHDVAVLRPPFSVEPTARPLLPRDVGGDIGADVVQGVRTLAASGRLGSAIALARDTLAQRVSPTVAAELHCVLAGILLADGRPGDAVVETDHALTIPSLTGPLRGLAAAGRLLGLYFANGSRVREHALSLLTVRDRDPSDADAVMAATVHSCLEWNAGNLAEGVYWGRESTKWPPTGPSAWWFAHTPVAYASKLAALGEFAEAEQLLLGDGPDTDEAVTSGAPAARLIGRSRVFLQAGRLVEAQAAAQAGLAMAHDRGLRLLVPLVSTVLGTIAIHRGEYDLAAEHVRRYRGDLAGGEAVLHSGQYDWVELLLAHAQGGPARAAELARLRVSEEGSLRRMLIDEPTAAPWLVRLALTVGDSRLAAIVLASAEDLAANNPGYSAVSVSAAHAHGLVDRDIDAVLNCAGRHRHPWAKACANADLMILFTDRGEPREAELHLAVARRILERMGADGDIARLRTQPDEPNHPQNNSTQEWHRLSEPERDIARLVGAGLTNRQVAKQLFLSPHTVNYHLRGIFRKLGINSRVELARLAHQQTSTRS, from the coding sequence GTGTCGAAGGTCTGCGGGCGTGCGCGTGAGCTGGACTCGGTGCGCCGCTTTCTGCTCGCGGCCGACTCCGGAGCCGGTGGGGTGTTCGTCATCGACGGCCCACCCGTGACCGGCAAGACGGCGCTGCTGCACGAGGCCGTGCGACTGGCGCGTGAGCAGGGCATCCCGGTCGTCATGGTCTCCGCCGCGTTCGGCGACCTGGTCGGCGGATCGTCCGATGTGGACGTCGCCCTGGCCGCTGAGCGGGCCGCGCTGGTCGTGATCGACCACGCCCACCTCCACCCCGCGGGGGTCCTCGCGCTGCTGCCGAGGCTGCGCGACCGCCCGCTGTCCCTGCTGATGGCCATGAACGGCGCCACCGCCGGCCCCGAGGTGCAACGGGCCGTCGCCGCGCGCGCCGAGGTCGTCGTCGTGGGGCCGGTCGACGACGCCGTCGTCGACGAGATGGCCCGTGAACTGCTCGGCGCCGTCCCGCACGCCGACCTGAGCGCGCTGCTCGCGGGCGCGGGCGGCAACCCCCGACTGGTCGCCGAACTCGTCGAGGGCCTGCGCGAGGAGGGGCAGCTGGAGTTGCGCGGCGGTGTCGCCCACGTGCGCGGCGGCTGGCTGCCGCAACGGGTCGCGACGCTGATCCGCGACCGGGTCGAGGTGCTGTCGGCCAAGGCCACCCAGCTGCTGCGGGTCGCCGCCGTCGTCGGCCGGTCGTTCCTGCTGCACGACGTGGCGACGATGATGAGCGAGACGACCGCCTCGCTGCTGCTGGCCGTGGACGAGGTGCTGGACTCCGGGCTGCTGGTGCCGGTGCACGAGCGGCTGGAGTTCCCCGGCGACCTGGTGCGCCGCGCGGTCGTCGAGTCCATCCCGCGCTCGATCCTGCACGCGCTGCGCCACGACGTCGCCGTGCTGCGGCCGCCGTTCAGCGTCGAACCCACCGCCCGCCCGCTGCTGCCCCGCGACGTCGGCGGCGACATCGGCGCGGACGTGGTGCAGGGCGTGCGCACGCTCGCCGCGAGCGGCAGGCTCGGCTCGGCCATCGCGCTGGCCCGCGACACCCTCGCGCAACGCGTGTCCCCGACCGTCGCGGCCGAACTCCACTGCGTCCTGGCGGGCATCCTGCTCGCCGACGGCCGCCCCGGCGACGCCGTCGTCGAGACCGACCACGCGCTCACCATCCCGTCGCTGACCGGCCCGCTGCGCGGACTCGCCGCCGCGGGCAGGTTGCTGGGGCTGTACTTCGCCAACGGCAGCCGGGTCCGCGAGCACGCGCTGTCGTTGCTGACCGTCCGCGACCGCGATCCCAGCGACGCCGACGCCGTCATGGCCGCGACCGTCCACTCGTGCCTGGAGTGGAACGCGGGCAACCTCGCAGAAGGCGTCTACTGGGGACGCGAGTCCACCAAGTGGCCACCCACCGGCCCGTCCGCGTGGTGGTTCGCGCACACCCCGGTCGCCTACGCGTCGAAGCTGGCCGCGCTCGGCGAGTTCGCCGAAGCCGAACAACTCCTGCTCGGCGACGGCCCCGACACCGACGAGGCGGTCACCAGCGGCGCACCTGCCGCCCGGTTGATCGGCCGTTCTCGCGTGTTCCTGCAAGCGGGCAGACTCGTCGAGGCCCAAGCCGCCGCCCAGGCGGGTCTGGCCATGGCCCACGACCGCGGCCTCCGCCTGCTCGTGCCGCTCGTCTCCACCGTGCTCGGCACCATCGCCATCCACCGCGGCGAGTACGACCTGGCCGCCGAACACGTCCGCCGCTACCGCGGCGACCTCGCGGGCGGCGAGGCCGTCCTGCACTCCGGCCAGTACGACTGGGTCGAACTCCTCCTGGCCCACGCCCAGGGCGGCCCAGCCCGCGCCGCCGAACTGGCCCGCCTCCGCGTCTCCGAGGAGGGCTCGCTGCGCCGCATGCTCATCGACGAACCCACCGCCGCCCCCTGGCTGGTCCGCCTCGCCCTGACCGTCGGCGACAGCCGCCTCGCCGCGATCGTCCTCGCGTCCGCCGAAGACCTGGCCGCCAACAACCCCGGCTACAGCGCCGTCTCCGTCTCCGCCGCCCACGCCCACGGCCTAGTCGACCGCGACATCGACGCCGTCCTCAACTGCGCGGGCCGCCACCGCCACCCCTGGGCAAAGGCCTGCGCCAACGCCGACCTCATGATCCTCTTCACCGACCGAGGCGAACCCAGAGAAGCCGAACTCCACCTCGCCGTCGCCCGCCGCATCCTCGAACGCATGGGCGCGGACGGCGACATCGCCCGCCTCCGCACCCAACCCGACGAACCGAACCACCCCCAGAACAACTCCACCCAGGAATGGCACCGCCTCTCAGAACCAGAACGCGACATCGCCCGCCTCGTCGGCGCAGGCCTCACCAACCGCCAAGTCGCCAAACAGCTGTTCCTGTCACCCCACACGGTCAACTACCACCTGCGAGGCATCTTCAGAAAACTCGGCATCAACTCCCGAGTAGAACTCGCAAGACTCGCACACCAACAAACCTCAACCCGCTCGTAA
- a CDS encoding SDR family NAD(P)-dependent oxidoreductase, translating into MNREFDRKTAVVTGACGAVGAEVVTALAARGAAVTAVDRDGRGLCELVERLQRGGLRVAGRQVDIASGPAVESLVDQVEREVGPIDIVVNAADLVRTGSAVGLTEDDWSQSFAVNAHAVFHLSRAAAARMVPRRGGAIVTVAGAAVGQQAGLAAYAASKAAATAYAHGLAAEVARYGVQCSVVSPGRPEAPVLRPVADHMTHASVVVSAVLTALAGHVDGTAVGA; encoded by the coding sequence ATGAACCGGGAGTTCGACCGCAAGACCGCGGTGGTGACCGGCGCCTGCGGCGCCGTAGGAGCCGAAGTGGTGACCGCGCTCGCGGCACGAGGTGCCGCGGTGACCGCCGTCGACCGCGACGGACGAGGACTGTGCGAACTGGTGGAACGCCTGCAACGCGGTGGGCTGCGGGTCGCCGGCAGACAGGTGGACATCGCCTCGGGACCCGCGGTGGAGTCGCTGGTCGACCAGGTGGAACGCGAGGTCGGGCCGATCGACATCGTCGTGAACGCCGCCGACCTGGTGCGCACGGGATCGGCGGTGGGGCTGACCGAGGACGACTGGTCGCAGAGCTTCGCCGTGAACGCGCACGCGGTCTTCCACCTGTCGAGGGCCGCCGCGGCGCGGATGGTGCCCCGCAGGGGCGGGGCGATCGTGACGGTCGCCGGGGCGGCCGTCGGGCAGCAGGCGGGGTTGGCGGCTTACGCTGCTTCCAAGGCCGCGGCCACCGCTTACGCGCACGGGTTGGCGGCTGAGGTGGCCCGGTACGGGGTGCAATGCTCGGTGGTGTCGCCGGGAAGGCCGGAGGCACCGGTCCTGCGACCTGTCGCGGACCACATGACCCACGCGTCCGTTGTGGTGTCGGCAGTGCTCACGGCGCTGGCGGGACATGTCGACGGGACGGCGGTGGGGGCCTGA
- the rpe gene encoding ribulose-phosphate 3-epimerase: protein MIAPSILSADFANLAREAAAVTGAEWLHVDVMDAHFVPNLTLGLPVVKSLLKATDIPLDCHLMIDDPDRWAIGYAEAGAHNVTVHVEAAADPVQLAKNLRAAGSKAGLSLKPGTPLEPYVEVLKHYDTLLVMSVEPGFGGQSFMVEVLDKVRTARRLVDTGHLKLLVEIDGGINADTIAAAAEAGVDCFVAGSAVYDAEDPGRAIEALRALAAASSPHRG from the coding sequence ATGATCGCCCCGAGCATCCTGTCCGCCGACTTCGCCAACCTGGCGCGCGAGGCCGCCGCCGTCACCGGGGCGGAGTGGCTGCACGTCGACGTGATGGACGCGCACTTCGTGCCGAACCTGACACTGGGCCTGCCGGTGGTGAAGTCGCTGCTCAAGGCGACCGACATCCCGTTGGACTGCCACCTGATGATCGACGACCCGGACCGCTGGGCGATCGGGTACGCCGAGGCGGGCGCTCACAACGTGACGGTGCACGTCGAGGCCGCGGCGGATCCGGTGCAGCTGGCGAAGAACCTCCGCGCGGCGGGCTCGAAGGCGGGGCTGTCGCTCAAGCCGGGCACGCCGCTGGAGCCCTACGTCGAGGTGCTCAAGCACTACGACACGCTGCTCGTCATGTCCGTGGAGCCCGGTTTCGGCGGGCAGTCGTTCATGGTCGAGGTGCTGGACAAGGTGCGCACCGCGCGCCGACTGGTCGACACCGGCCACCTGAAGCTGCTGGTGGAGATCGACGGCGGCATCAACGCGGACACCATCGCCGCCGCCGCCGAGGCGGGGGTCGACTGCTTCGTCGCGGGCTCGGCCGTCTACGACGCCGAGGACCCCGGTCGCGCGATCGAGGCGCTGCGCGCGCTGGCCGCCGCGAGCTCGCCGCACCGCGGATGA
- the ribD gene encoding bifunctional diaminohydroxyphosphoribosylaminopyrimidine deaminase/5-amino-6-(5-phosphoribosylamino)uracil reductase RibD has translation MNIEQAMALAVARSESVRGTTSPNPPVGAVVLDAGGEVVGTGATRPPGGPHAEVVALAEAGERARGGTAVVTLEPCSHHGRTPPCTGALLAAGVARVRYAVPDPNPLAAGGGAVLRAAGVDAEEGPLGLEVARGPLRAWLHYARTGRPHVTWKYASTLDGRVAAADGTSRWISSAESRQEVHELRTRVDAIMVGGGTVRADDPRLTARGIPAERQPLRVVVGKGDLPPGARVLDDEAETVHLRTHDPDEVLAALSGRGVVDVLLEGGPTLVGAFVGAGRVDRVLLYAAPKLLGAGPMALGEAGVATITDAVGLVVEEVSMCGPDVRISAVPVVVSG, from the coding sequence ATGAACATCGAGCAGGCCATGGCGCTCGCCGTCGCGCGCAGCGAGTCCGTGCGCGGCACCACCAGCCCCAACCCGCCGGTCGGCGCGGTCGTGCTGGACGCGGGCGGCGAGGTGGTCGGCACCGGCGCGACCCGGCCGCCGGGCGGTCCGCACGCCGAGGTGGTCGCGCTCGCCGAGGCGGGGGAGCGGGCCCGCGGCGGCACGGCCGTCGTGACGCTCGAACCGTGCTCGCACCACGGCCGCACGCCGCCGTGCACGGGGGCGCTGCTCGCCGCGGGCGTGGCGCGCGTCCGGTACGCCGTGCCGGACCCGAACCCGCTCGCCGCCGGGGGAGGCGCGGTGCTGCGCGCCGCCGGGGTCGACGCGGAGGAGGGCCCGCTGGGCCTGGAGGTCGCCCGCGGCCCGCTGCGCGCGTGGCTGCACTACGCCCGCACCGGCCGCCCGCACGTCACCTGGAAGTACGCCTCGACGCTGGACGGCAGGGTCGCCGCCGCCGACGGCACCAGCCGCTGGATCAGCTCGGCGGAATCCCGCCAGGAGGTCCACGAACTCCGCACGCGCGTCGATGCGATCATGGTCGGCGGCGGCACGGTCCGCGCCGACGACCCCCGGCTGACCGCGCGGGGAATCCCCGCGGAGCGCCAGCCGTTGCGAGTGGTGGTGGGCAAGGGGGACCTGCCGCCGGGCGCCAGGGTGCTGGACGACGAGGCGGAGACGGTCCACCTGCGCACCCACGACCCGGACGAGGTGCTCGCCGCGTTGTCCGGTCGCGGGGTCGTCGACGTCCTGCTGGAGGGCGGTCCCACCCTCGTCGGAGCGTTCGTCGGGGCGGGCCGGGTCGACAGGGTGCTGCTGTACGCGGCGCCGAAGCTGCTGGGCGCGGGTCCGATGGCGTTGGGCGAGGCAGGGGTGGCGACCATCACCGACGCTGTCGGGCTGGTGGTCGAAGAGGTCAGTATGTGCGGGCCGGACGTGCGGATCTCCGCCGTGCCGGTGGTGGTAAGCGGCTGA
- a CDS encoding riboflavin synthase, whose amino-acid sequence MFTGIVEELGEVVQVTDLPDAARLTVAGELVTSDAKHGDSIAVNGVCLTVVEVADGSFTADVMRETLVRSSLAKVAPGDRVNLERAAAVGQRLGGHIVQGHVDGTGTVLARETTPHWEIVHIGLPRSLARYVVEKGSITVDGVSLTVVSVTDDEFTVSLIPTTLELTTLGRRGPGDPVNLEVDVLAKYVERLALPHLRNAGLVDSAEGEVTSS is encoded by the coding sequence GTGTTCACCGGGATCGTCGAAGAACTGGGTGAGGTCGTGCAGGTCACCGACCTGCCCGACGCGGCACGTCTGACCGTGGCGGGCGAGCTGGTGACCAGCGACGCCAAGCACGGTGACTCGATCGCGGTCAACGGCGTGTGCCTCACCGTCGTGGAGGTCGCCGACGGCTCCTTCACCGCGGACGTCATGCGCGAGACGCTCGTCCGCAGCAGCCTGGCCAAGGTCGCCCCCGGCGACCGGGTCAACCTTGAGCGCGCCGCCGCGGTGGGCCAGCGGCTCGGCGGCCACATCGTGCAGGGCCACGTCGACGGCACCGGCACGGTGCTGGCGCGCGAGACCACCCCGCACTGGGAGATCGTCCACATCGGACTGCCGCGCTCGCTCGCGCGCTACGTCGTGGAGAAGGGCTCCATCACGGTCGACGGCGTGTCCCTCACCGTCGTGTCCGTCACCGACGACGAGTTCACCGTCAGCCTCATCCCGACCACGCTGGAGCTGACCACGCTGGGCAGGCGCGGCCCCGGCGACCCGGTCAACCTGGAGGTCGACGTGCTCGCGAAGTACGTGGAACGCCTGGCGCTGCCGCACCTGCGCAACGCCGGACTCGTGGACAGCGCCGAAGGGGAGGTGACCAGCTCATGA
- a CDS encoding bifunctional 3,4-dihydroxy-2-butanone-4-phosphate synthase/GTP cyclohydrolase II — protein sequence MSDFSDIEQAIKDIADGKAVVVVDDEDRENEGDLVFAAEMATPELVAFVMTECRGLLCTPMEPEALDRLEIGQMVSHNTERMGTAFTVSVDAREGVTTGISASDRALTIRTLADPATTAYDVVRPGHVFPLRAREGGVLRRPGHTEAAVDLARMAGLHPAGAICEIANADGTMARMPDLKVFAEKHGLTLISIVDLVAYRRRHETQVVRVAEARIPTAHGTFTAVGYDSLLDGIEHVALVNGDIGDGEDVLVRVHSECLTGDIFGSLRCDCGPQLDAALEAVAAQGRGVVLYMRGHEGRGIGLMHKLQAYQLQDQGADTVDANLQQGLPADARDYGTGAQILAELGIKSMRLLTNNPAKRIGLEGYGLRVIDRVPLPISPNPENLRYLRTKRDRMGHELHQLDQYEAQRADIAAAGVEGKE from the coding sequence ATGAGCGACTTCTCCGACATCGAGCAGGCGATCAAGGACATCGCGGACGGCAAGGCCGTCGTGGTGGTCGACGACGAGGACCGCGAGAACGAGGGCGACCTCGTGTTCGCGGCCGAGATGGCCACCCCCGAACTCGTCGCGTTCGTCATGACCGAGTGCCGCGGCCTGCTGTGCACGCCGATGGAGCCCGAGGCGCTCGACCGCCTGGAGATCGGCCAGATGGTCTCCCACAACACCGAGCGGATGGGCACCGCCTTCACCGTCTCCGTGGACGCCCGCGAGGGCGTCACGACCGGCATCTCGGCCTCCGACCGCGCGTTGACGATCCGCACGCTGGCCGACCCGGCGACGACCGCGTACGACGTGGTCCGCCCCGGCCACGTCTTCCCGCTGCGCGCCAGGGAGGGCGGGGTGCTGCGCCGTCCCGGCCACACCGAGGCCGCCGTCGACCTGGCCCGCATGGCGGGCCTGCACCCGGCGGGCGCGATCTGCGAGATCGCCAACGCCGACGGCACCATGGCCCGGATGCCCGACCTGAAGGTCTTCGCCGAGAAGCACGGCCTGACGCTGATCTCGATCGTCGACCTGGTCGCCTACCGCAGGCGCCACGAGACCCAGGTGGTGCGGGTCGCCGAGGCGCGCATCCCGACCGCGCACGGCACGTTCACCGCTGTCGGCTACGACAGCCTGCTGGACGGCATCGAGCACGTCGCGCTGGTCAACGGCGACATCGGCGACGGCGAGGACGTGCTGGTCCGGGTGCACTCCGAGTGCCTGACCGGCGACATCTTCGGCTCGCTGCGCTGCGACTGCGGCCCGCAGCTCGACGCCGCCCTGGAGGCCGTCGCCGCCCAGGGTCGCGGCGTCGTGCTCTACATGCGCGGCCACGAGGGCCGCGGCATCGGCCTCATGCACAAGCTCCAGGCCTACCAGCTGCAGGACCAGGGCGCGGACACCGTCGACGCCAACCTCCAGCAGGGCCTGCCCGCCGACGCCCGCGACTACGGCACCGGCGCGCAGATCCTCGCCGAGCTGGGCATCAAGTCCATGCGGCTGCTGACGAACAACCCGGCCAAGCGGATCGGCCTGGAGGGCTACGGCCTGCGCGTGATCGACCGCGTGCCGCTGCCCATCTCCCCGAACCCGGAGAACCTGCGGTACCTGCGCACCAAGCGCGACCGGATGGGCCACGAGCTGCACCAGCTCGACCAGTACGAGGCGCAGCGCGCGGACATCGCGGCTGCCGGCGTGGAGGGCAAGGAATGA
- the ribH gene encoding 6,7-dimethyl-8-ribityllumazine synthase — translation MSGEGRPEIDVPQGGGLTLAIVATRWHTKITDNLVARAVEAAAKAGIDEPTVIRVAGAVELPVVVQALARTHDAVVALGVVIRGGTPHFEYVCDAVTAGLTRVALDESTPVGNGVLTCDTEEQALDRAGFPDSAEDKGVEAVSAALDTALVLRGLR, via the coding sequence ATGAGTGGCGAGGGTCGGCCGGAGATCGACGTCCCGCAGGGCGGGGGCCTGACGCTGGCCATCGTCGCGACGCGGTGGCACACGAAGATCACCGACAACCTGGTGGCGCGCGCCGTCGAGGCCGCCGCCAAGGCGGGCATCGACGAGCCGACGGTCATCCGGGTCGCGGGCGCCGTCGAGCTGCCCGTGGTCGTGCAGGCGCTGGCCCGCACCCACGACGCCGTGGTCGCGCTGGGCGTGGTCATCCGCGGCGGCACCCCGCACTTCGAGTACGTGTGCGACGCGGTCACCGCGGGCCTGACGAGGGTGGCGCTCGACGAGTCCACCCCGGTCGGCAACGGCGTCCTCACCTGCGACACCGAGGAGCAGGCGCTCGACCGCGCCGGGTTCCCGGACTCCGCGGAGGACAAGGGCGTCGAGGCCGTCTCGGCGGCCCTGGACACCGCGCTGGTCCTGCGGGGACTGCGGTGA
- a CDS encoding PH domain-containing protein, translating into MSATATGKQVVEFRPKRIRRVTAVCAVVLVAVFTVVGLLLGDTPTGVIFRVSDQIAMVCLGVLLACGVLLLGRPRVRADAEGIEVRNVVTANRYSWQDVLHVSFPDGASWARLELPDDEYVSVMAVQAVDRDHAVAAVRALRDLHKAATAG; encoded by the coding sequence GTGAGCGCGACCGCGACGGGCAAGCAGGTCGTCGAGTTCCGCCCCAAGCGCATCCGCCGGGTCACCGCCGTGTGCGCGGTCGTCCTGGTCGCGGTGTTCACCGTCGTCGGCCTCCTGCTCGGCGACACGCCGACCGGCGTGATCTTCCGGGTGTCCGACCAGATCGCCATGGTCTGCCTGGGTGTGCTGCTCGCGTGCGGCGTGCTGCTGCTGGGCCGACCGAGGGTCCGCGCGGACGCCGAGGGCATCGAGGTCCGCAACGTCGTGACCGCGAACCGCTATTCGTGGCAGGACGTTCTGCACGTGAGCTTCCCTGACGGCGCTTCGTGGGCAAGGCTGGAGCTGCCCGACGACGAGTACGTCTCGGTGATGGCCGTGCAGGCCGTCGACCGCGACCACGCGGTCGCCGCGGTTCGGGCGCTGCGGGACCTGCACAAGGCCGCCACGGCGGGGTGA
- a CDS encoding GNAT family N-acetyltransferase: protein MITIGPLVPEDRAEWEVLFRAYTAFYGRTSPQEAYDRAWDEFRAAERMHALGARLDGALVGITHFLVHPSTSSADVCYLQDLFTAPDVRGRGVARALIAAVGSWARDQGCARVYWHTQESNATARRLYDRVAVNKGFIQYQLPL from the coding sequence GTGATCACGATCGGACCGCTGGTCCCGGAGGACCGCGCGGAGTGGGAAGTCCTGTTCCGCGCCTACACCGCCTTCTACGGCCGCACCTCGCCGCAGGAGGCGTACGACCGGGCGTGGGACGAGTTCCGGGCCGCCGAGCGCATGCACGCGCTCGGCGCCCGTCTGGACGGCGCGCTCGTGGGGATCACGCACTTCCTCGTCCACCCCAGCACGTCCTCCGCGGACGTCTGCTACCTCCAAGACCTGTTCACGGCCCCCGACGTGCGCGGCCGGGGCGTGGCGCGCGCCCTGATCGCCGCCGTCGGGTCCTGGGCGCGGGACCAGGGGTGCGCCCGCGTCTACTGGCACACCCAGGAGTCCAACGCCACCGCCCGGAGGCTGTACGACCGGGTCGCCGTCAACAAGGGCTTCATCCAGTACCAGTTGCCGCTCTGA
- a CDS encoding YafY family protein: protein MLETSARLLRLLSLLQVRRDWTGPDLAGRLGVDVRTVRRDVDKLRSLGYPVNATSGVAGGYQLGAGAELPPLLLDDDEAVAVAVGLRTAANGTVSGIEETSLRALTKLEQVLPPRLRHRVAALGAHTTTLAAFGPMVDADALTVIAGASRDHQALRFGYQGRDGTAARRHVEPQGMVHTGRRWYLVAWDVDRRDWRTFRVDRIEGTPDLAARFTPREPPHADLAEYISRQVSGVVYRHRARLVMHAPLAVVQAETSPTSAHLEAIDENSCLMTTGAESLYSLAVHLGMMGFDFDVLDPPELREHLREIGARLTGAAGPERPGGEIGQKPVD from the coding sequence ATGCTGGAGACGTCGGCTCGACTGTTGCGCCTGCTGTCGCTGCTGCAGGTCCGCCGTGACTGGACCGGGCCGGACCTGGCCGGGCGGTTGGGGGTCGACGTGCGGACGGTGCGCCGGGACGTGGACAAGCTGCGGAGCCTCGGCTATCCGGTGAACGCCACGTCCGGCGTGGCGGGTGGTTACCAGCTGGGTGCCGGGGCCGAGTTGCCGCCGCTGCTGCTGGACGACGACGAGGCGGTGGCGGTGGCCGTCGGGTTGCGCACAGCGGCCAACGGGACGGTGTCGGGGATCGAGGAGACGTCCTTGCGGGCGTTGACGAAGCTGGAGCAGGTGCTGCCGCCGCGGCTGCGCCACCGGGTGGCGGCGTTGGGCGCGCACACGACGACGTTGGCTGCGTTCGGGCCGATGGTCGACGCGGACGCGCTGACGGTGATCGCCGGGGCCAGCCGTGATCACCAGGCCCTGAGGTTCGGCTACCAGGGGCGCGACGGGACGGCGGCGCGCAGGCACGTGGAGCCGCAGGGCATGGTGCACACCGGGAGGCGGTGGTACCTGGTCGCGTGGGACGTGGACCGGCGCGACTGGCGGACGTTCCGGGTGGACCGGATCGAGGGGACGCCCGACCTGGCGGCGCGGTTCACCCCGCGCGAACCACCGCACGCCGACCTCGCCGAGTACATCTCGCGGCAGGTCAGCGGGGTGGTCTACCGGCATCGGGCGCGGTTGGTGATGCACGCGCCGCTGGCGGTGGTGCAGGCGGAGACCTCGCCCACCTCGGCGCACCTGGAGGCGATCGACGAGAACAGCTGCCTGATGACCACCGGCGCGGAGAGCCTGTACTCGCTGGCCGTGCACCTCGGCATGATGGGTTTCGACTTCGACGTGCTCGACCCTCCCGAGCTGCGGGAGCACCTGCGGGAGATCGGCGCCCGGCTCACCGGGGCGGCGGGTCCGGAGCGGCCGGGTGGGGAGATCGGGCAGAAGCCGGTGGACTGA